The genomic segment GGGCACGCCGCGCGCCTTGAGGATCTCTTTTCCTTCATGCTCGAGAAGTTTCATGGCTCTCCCTCTATCACGCCGCGACGGTCCAGGTCTCGGGGCCCGTCAGCAGCTTCTGGAGATCGGCCGGCTTCTCCTTCCTGGCCTGGTCGATCTGCCCGTTCATCAGCTCATGGAGCATCGGCCGCTCGACGTCGCGGAACACGCCCTGCGGGACCGGCTCGGCCATGTGCGCGAGGAAGTTGGCGAGCGTCGCGGACGGCGCCTTCTCGTCGTGGATGAGCAGGTTCTTGGGCGGGTTCGCCGGGTCGAAGGTGACGACCTCGGGCTCGAGGCCGTTGAGGACGATGCCCTTGTCCTTCTTCGCGCCGAAGATCATCGGCTTGCCGTGGGCCACCTTCATCATCTTCTCGTCGCGGATGTCCTTCGCGGCCACCGACTCGAACGCGCCGTCGTTGAAGACGATGCAGTTCTGGAAGATCTCGATGAACACGGAACCCTTGTGGTGCGCGGCGCGGGTCAGGACCTCGCCGAGGAACGGGAGGTCCGTGTCGACGGCGCGGGCGACGAAGGTCGCCTCGGAGGCGAGCGCCAGCGCGATCGGGTTGATCGGAGCGTCGATCGAGCCCATCGGCGAGGACTTCGTCTTCTTGCCGAGCTCGGAGGTGGGCGAGTACTGGCCTTTGGTCAGGCCGTAGATCCTGTTGTTGAACAGGAGGATCTTGATGTCGACGTTGCGCCTCAGCGCGTGGATGAGATGGTTGCCTCCGATCGACAGGCCGTCGCCGTCGCCGGTCACCACCCAGACCTGCATCTCGGGGTTCGAGCACTTGATGCCGGTCGCGATCGTCGGCGCGCGGCCGTGGATCGTGTGGAAGCCGTAGGTGTTCATGTAGTACGGGAAGCGCGACGAGCAGCCGATGCCCGAGACGAACACGTACTTCTCCTTCGGGATGTTCAAGGTCGGGAGCATCTTCTGGACGGTCGCGAGGATCG from the Elusimicrobiota bacterium genome contains:
- a CDS encoding 2-oxoacid:ferredoxin oxidoreductase subunit beta yields the protein MPAESDNEMEMLPAAGPIVQTAKDFKSDQMVRWCPGCGDFAILATVQKMLPTLNIPKEKYVFVSGIGCSSRFPYYMNTYGFHTIHGRAPTIATGIKCSNPEMQVWVVTGDGDGLSIGGNHLIHALRRNVDIKILLFNNRIYGLTKGQYSPTSELGKKTKSSPMGSIDAPINPIALALASEATFVARAVDTDLPFLGEVLTRAAHHKGSVFIEIFQNCIVFNDGAFESVAAKDIRDEKMMKVAHGKPMIFGAKKDKGIVLNGLEPEVVTFDPANPPKNLLIHDEKAPSATLANFLAHMAEPVPQGVFRDVERPMLHELMNGQIDQARKEKPADLQKLLTGPETWTVAA